From Bosea sp. NBC_00550, the proteins below share one genomic window:
- a CDS encoding microcin C ABC transporter permease YejB — protein sequence MLSYIARRLALMVPTLFGILLVSFVIVQFAPGGPVERVISQLQNPNSGASDRVGGGQMGDAGAQGEASAYRGAQGLDPAFIKELEKQFGFDKPAHERFLKMLGDYARFDFGRSYFRDAPVLQLIKEKLPVSITLGLWMTLISYAISIPLGIRKAVKEGSRFDTWTSAVVIVGYAIPSFLFAILLIVLFAGGSFWQIFPLRGLTSDNWSELSLFGKAKDYLWHITLPVLAMALGAFATSTLLTKNSFLDEIRKQYVLTARMKGLSERGVLYGHVFRNAMLIVIAGFPGAFVHALFAGSLLIETIFSLDGLGLLSFEAIVNRDYPVVFANLYIFSLIGLVVHLITDLTYSWVDPRIDFESREA from the coding sequence ATGCTGAGCTATATCGCCCGGCGCCTCGCGCTCATGGTGCCGACGCTGTTCGGCATCCTGCTCGTCTCCTTCGTCATCGTGCAGTTCGCGCCGGGCGGCCCGGTCGAGCGCGTGATCTCGCAGCTCCAGAACCCGAACAGCGGCGCGTCCGACCGCGTCGGCGGCGGCCAGATGGGCGATGCCGGGGCGCAGGGCGAGGCCTCCGCCTATCGCGGCGCGCAGGGGCTCGATCCCGCCTTCATCAAGGAGCTGGAGAAGCAGTTCGGCTTCGACAAGCCGGCGCATGAGCGCTTCCTGAAAATGCTCGGCGATTACGCCCGCTTCGATTTCGGCCGCAGCTATTTCCGCGATGCGCCGGTGCTGCAGCTCATCAAGGAGAAGCTGCCGGTCTCGATCACGCTCGGCCTGTGGATGACGCTGATCTCCTACGCCATCTCCATCCCGCTCGGCATCCGCAAGGCGGTGAAGGAGGGCTCGCGCTTCGACACCTGGACGAGCGCCGTCGTCATCGTCGGATACGCGATCCCGAGCTTCCTCTTCGCCATCCTGCTGATCGTGCTCTTCGCCGGCGGCTCCTTCTGGCAGATCTTTCCGCTCAGGGGCCTGACCTCGGACAACTGGTCCGAGCTCAGCCTCTTCGGCAAGGCGAAGGACTATCTCTGGCACATCACGCTGCCGGTGCTGGCCATGGCGCTCGGCGCCTTCGCCACCTCGACGCTGTTGACGAAGAACTCGTTCCTCGACGAGATCCGGAAGCAGTACGTGCTGACCGCGCGGATGAAGGGGCTGTCGGAACGCGGCGTGCTCTACGGCCATGTCTTCCGCAATGCCATGCTGATCGTCATCGCCGGCTTCCCCGGCGCCTTCGTGCACGCGCTCTTCGCTGGCTCGCTGCTGATCGAGACGATCTTCTCGCTCGACGGGCTCGGGCTTCTCTCCTTCGAGGCGATCGTCAACCGCGACTATCCCGTCGTCTTCGCCAATCTCTACATCTTCTCGCTGATCGGCCTCGTCGTGCACCTGATCACCGACCTGACCTATAGCTGGGTCGATCCCCGCATCGACTTCGAAAGCCGGGAGGCGTGA
- a CDS encoding ABC transporter ATP-binding protein, protein MSAPLLSVEDLSVAFRQGGRETLAVDHVSFSVAKGETLALVGESGSGKSVSALSILKLLNYPAAHHPSGKVLFNGQDLIAADENAMRKVRGNDITMVFQEPMTSLNPLHPIERQIGEILELHKGLRGEKARARTLELLELVGIREAASRLGAYPHQLSGGQRQRVMIAMALANEPELLIADEPTTALDVTVQAQILKLLKELQGRLGMAMLFITHDLGIVRRIADRVCVMLKGKIVEQGPVAEIFANPQHDYTKRLLAAEPKGRPEPVPADATTLLEAGPVKVWFPIKSGLMRRVTGYVKAVDGISVKVREGETLGVVGESGSGKTTLGLAILRLISSEGPIVFLGDRIDGLSSREVRPKRKNLQVVFQDPYGSLSPRMSVAEIVAEGLAIQQPDLTYPRQREIVAQALIDVGLDPAAMDRYPHEFSGGQRQRIAIARAMALNPKFVVLDEPTSALDMSVQAQIVELLRGLQAKRKLGYLFISHDLKVVRALSHRVLVMQNGKVVEEGPAEAIFAQPREAYTQALLAAALNLEPAVASAAAVRE, encoded by the coding sequence ATGAGCGCGCCGCTTCTCTCCGTCGAAGACCTCTCCGTCGCCTTCCGCCAGGGCGGGCGTGAGACGCTCGCGGTCGACCATGTCTCCTTCTCCGTCGCCAAGGGCGAGACGCTGGCGCTGGTCGGCGAATCCGGTTCCGGCAAATCGGTCTCAGCACTGTCTATCCTGAAGCTGCTGAACTACCCGGCGGCGCATCACCCCTCGGGCAAGGTGCTGTTCAACGGGCAGGACCTGATCGCGGCCGACGAGAATGCGATGCGCAAGGTGCGCGGCAACGACATCACCATGGTGTTCCAGGAGCCGATGACCTCGCTCAATCCGCTGCACCCGATCGAGCGGCAAATCGGCGAGATCCTCGAATTGCACAAGGGCCTACGCGGCGAGAAGGCGCGCGCCCGGACGCTGGAGCTGTTGGAACTCGTCGGCATCCGCGAAGCAGCGAGCCGGCTCGGCGCCTATCCGCACCAGCTTTCCGGCGGGCAGCGCCAGCGCGTGATGATCGCGATGGCGCTCGCCAACGAGCCGGAGCTGCTGATCGCCGACGAGCCGACGACGGCGCTCGACGTCACCGTGCAGGCGCAGATCCTGAAGCTGCTCAAGGAGCTCCAGGGCCGGTTGGGCATGGCGATGCTGTTCATCACCCACGATCTCGGCATCGTCCGGCGCATCGCCGACCGGGTCTGCGTGATGCTGAAGGGCAAAATCGTCGAGCAGGGTCCGGTCGCGGAAATCTTCGCCAACCCGCAGCATGACTATACCAAGCGCCTGCTCGCAGCCGAGCCGAAGGGGCGCCCTGAGCCGGTGCCAGCGGACGCCACGACATTGCTCGAAGCCGGGCCGGTCAAGGTCTGGTTCCCGATCAAGTCAGGCCTGATGCGCCGCGTCACCGGCTATGTGAAGGCGGTCGACGGCATCTCGGTCAAAGTCCGCGAGGGCGAGACGCTGGGCGTGGTCGGCGAGTCCGGCTCGGGCAAGACGACGCTTGGCCTCGCCATCCTCAGGCTGATCTCCTCGGAGGGGCCGATCGTCTTCCTCGGCGATCGCATCGACGGGCTCTCCAGCCGCGAGGTCAGGCCGAAGCGCAAGAATCTGCAGGTCGTCTTCCAGGACCCCTACGGCTCGCTCTCGCCGCGCATGTCGGTCGCCGAGATCGTGGCGGAAGGGCTCGCGATCCAGCAGCCGGACCTCACCTATCCGCGCCAGCGAGAGATCGTGGCGCAGGCGCTCATCGATGTGGGCCTGGATCCGGCGGCGATGGACCGCTACCCGCACGAGTTCTCCGGCGGACAACGCCAGCGCATCGCGATTGCGCGGGCCATGGCGCTCAATCCCAAATTCGTCGTGCTGGACGAGCCGACCTCGGCGCTCGACATGTCCGTCCAGGCGCAGATCGTCGAATTGCTGCGCGGACTGCAGGCCAAGCGAAAACTGGGTTATCTCTTCATCAGCCACGACCTCAAGGTCGTCAGGGCGCTGTCGCACCGGGTGCTGGTGATGCAGAACGGCAAGGTCGTCGAGGAAGGTCCGGCGGAGGCGATCTTCGCCCAGCCGCGCGAGGCCTACACACAGGCGCTGCTGGCGGCCGCGCTTAATCTCGAACCGGCAGTCGCCAGCGCCGCCGCCGTGAGGGAGTAA
- a CDS encoding phosphopentomutase, with the protein MARAILIVLDSVGCGGAQDAAAYGDEGSDTLGHIAEACTDGRGDREGLRSGPLKLPNLARLGLAHASEASTGRPLSGVAKPAQPQGRWGYGVEVSQGKDTPSGHWEIAGCPVSFPWGYFTELENSFPAELVAGIVKEGALPGILGNRHASGTAIIEELGPEHIRTGKPICYTSVDSVLQIAAHEEHFGLDRLYALCKTVRGLVDPLRIGRVIARPFVGSPEDGFTRTGNRKDFAIPPPNETLLDRLTAQGRKVVTVGKIGDIFAHRATGEEIKPFGNAALVAAALQAWDGLPDGGFCFVNLVDFDTEFGHRRDIPGYAAALEAFDRLLPHIEAALKPGDIAVITADHGNDPSWRGSDHTREHVPILAFGPGIAPEPLGRRESFADIAASLGVFLGIGPVGPGRHW; encoded by the coding sequence ATGGCCCGCGCCATCCTGATCGTGCTGGATTCGGTCGGCTGTGGCGGCGCGCAGGATGCCGCCGCCTATGGCGACGAGGGCTCCGACACGCTCGGCCATATCGCCGAAGCCTGCACCGATGGCCGTGGCGATCGCGAGGGCTTGCGCAGCGGGCCACTGAAGCTGCCGAACCTCGCCCGTCTCGGCCTCGCCCATGCCAGCGAAGCCTCGACCGGACGGCCGCTCTCCGGCGTCGCGAAGCCGGCGCAGCCGCAGGGACGCTGGGGCTATGGCGTCGAGGTCAGCCAGGGCAAGGATACGCCGTCCGGCCATTGGGAGATCGCCGGCTGCCCGGTTTCTTTCCCCTGGGGTTATTTCACCGAACTCGAGAATTCGTTTCCCGCAGAGTTGGTCGCCGGAATCGTCAAGGAAGGCGCCCTGCCCGGCATCCTCGGCAACAGGCATGCGTCGGGCACGGCGATCATCGAGGAACTCGGACCCGAGCATATCCGGACGGGCAAGCCGATCTGCTACACCTCGGTCGATTCCGTGCTGCAGATCGCGGCGCATGAGGAGCATTTCGGGCTCGATCGGCTCTACGCGCTCTGCAAGACGGTGCGTGGCCTCGTCGATCCTCTGCGGATCGGGCGCGTGATCGCCCGGCCTTTCGTCGGCTCGCCTGAGGACGGCTTCACCCGCACCGGCAACCGCAAGGATTTCGCGATCCCACCGCCGAACGAGACGCTGCTGGACCGGCTGACGGCGCAGGGCCGCAAGGTCGTCACCGTCGGCAAGATCGGAGACATCTTCGCGCATCGCGCCACCGGCGAGGAGATCAAGCCCTTCGGCAACGCGGCCCTGGTCGCGGCGGCGCTCCAAGCCTGGGACGGGCTGCCCGATGGCGGCTTCTGCTTCGTCAACCTCGTCGATTTCGACACCGAGTTCGGCCATCGCCGCGACATTCCCGGCTATGCGGCAGCGCTGGAAGCCTTCGACCGCCTGCTTCCGCATATAGAGGCCGCGCTGAAGCCCGGCGACATCGCCGTCATTACCGCGGATCACGGTAATGATCCGAGTTGGCGCGGCAGCGACCATACCCGCGAGCATGTGCCGATCCTTGCCTTCGGGCCCGGCATCGCGCCGGAGCCGCTTGGGCGGCGCGAGAGCTTCGCCGATATCGCGGCAAGCCTCGGCGTCTTCCTCGGCATCGGCCCGGTCGGCCCGGGCCGCCACTGGTAG
- a CDS encoding UPF0262 family protein produces the protein MSDASISNKQCLVGVTLDENSLGRGSPDQEHERAVAIYDLIERNSFVVPEHDGGPYLAHLAMVERRLVFEVRQSDGAPVVTHHLSLSPFRRIIKDYELICESYYAAIRTATPSQIEAIDMGRRGLHDEAAGILAERLANKVEVDFDTARRLFTLIYALHWKG, from the coding sequence ATGTCCGACGCCTCGATTTCCAACAAGCAATGCCTGGTCGGCGTCACGCTCGACGAGAATTCGCTCGGCCGCGGCTCGCCGGATCAGGAGCATGAGCGTGCCGTCGCCATCTACGACCTGATCGAGCGCAACAGCTTCGTCGTGCCGGAGCATGACGGTGGGCCGTATCTCGCGCATCTCGCCATGGTCGAGCGCCGCCTCGTCTTCGAGGTCAGGCAGTCCGATGGCGCGCCGGTGGTGACGCATCATCTCTCGCTCAGCCCGTTCCGGCGCATCATCAAGGACTACGAGCTGATCTGCGAGAGCTACTATGCCGCGATCCGGACCGCGACGCCCTCGCAGATCGAGGCGATCGACATGGGTCGGCGCGGCCTGCACGACGAGGCGGCCGGCATCCTGGCCGAGCGGCTGGCCAACAAGGTCGAGGTCGATTTCGACACGGCGCGCCGCCTCTTCACCCTGATCTACGCCCTGCATTGGAAGGGCTGA
- the hisD gene encoding histidinol dehydrogenase, with the protein MPIRLDDSDAGFAETFAALLSAKREVSEEVDRVAADIIADVRENGDTALLSYTSRFDALDLTPETLRVSEAEIDAAVAACSSELLAALETARERIAVYHERQKPADSWVKDAAGVEAGWRWSAIEAVGLYVPGGTASYPSSVLMNAIPAKVAGVPRIVMVAPTPRGETNPLVLAAARLAGVDEVYRIGGAQAVAALAYGTDSIAPVAKIVGPGNAYVAAAKRRVFGQVGIDMIAGPSEVLVIADRTANPDWIAADLLAQAEHDVSAQSILMTDDAALATEVEKAVAAQLATLPRARIAGQSWQEFGAILLVADLEAAVPLVDRLAPEHLEIMTAEPERLAGLIRNAGAIFLGGHTPEAIGDYVGGPNHVLPTARSARFSSGLGVGDFMKRTSLLKCGPEGLRSLASAATQLAEAEGLQAHGRSVTIRLNL; encoded by the coding sequence ATGCCGATCAGGCTCGACGACAGCGACGCAGGCTTTGCCGAGACGTTTGCGGCGCTGCTTTCCGCCAAGCGCGAGGTCTCCGAGGAGGTCGATCGCGTCGCTGCCGACATCATCGCAGACGTGCGTGAAAACGGCGATACGGCGCTGCTCTCCTATACCAGCCGCTTCGACGCGCTCGACCTGACGCCGGAGACCCTGCGTGTCAGCGAGGCCGAGATCGATGCAGCCGTCGCCGCCTGCTCGTCGGAATTGCTGGCGGCGCTGGAGACGGCGCGCGAGCGCATCGCCGTCTATCACGAGCGCCAGAAGCCGGCCGATTCCTGGGTGAAGGATGCGGCGGGCGTCGAGGCCGGCTGGCGCTGGAGCGCGATCGAGGCCGTCGGCCTCTATGTGCCCGGAGGCACGGCGAGCTACCCCTCCTCGGTGCTGATGAACGCGATCCCGGCGAAGGTCGCCGGCGTGCCGCGCATCGTCATGGTCGCTCCGACCCCGCGCGGCGAGACCAATCCGCTCGTGCTGGCCGCCGCGCGGCTGGCCGGCGTCGACGAGGTCTACCGCATCGGCGGCGCGCAGGCCGTGGCAGCACTGGCCTACGGCACGGACAGCATCGCGCCCGTCGCCAAGATCGTCGGCCCCGGCAATGCCTATGTCGCCGCTGCCAAGCGCCGCGTCTTCGGCCAGGTCGGCATCGACATGATCGCCGGCCCTTCCGAGGTGCTGGTGATCGCCGACCGCACCGCCAATCCCGACTGGATCGCCGCCGATCTGCTGGCCCAGGCCGAACACGACGTATCCGCCCAGTCGATCCTGATGACGGACGATGCGGCATTGGCAACTGAGGTCGAGAAGGCCGTGGCTGCCCAGCTCGCGACGCTGCCGCGTGCCAGGATCGCCGGCCAGAGCTGGCAGGAATTCGGCGCGATCCTGCTCGTCGCCGATCTGGAAGCGGCCGTACCGCTGGTCGATCGCCTCGCGCCTGAGCATCTAGAGATTATGACGGCCGAGCCCGAGCGTCTCGCCGGACTCATCCGCAATGCCGGCGCGATCTTCCTCGGCGGCCATACGCCCGAGGCGATCGGCGACTATGTCGGCGGCCCCAACCATGTCCTGCCGACGGCGCGCTCCGCACGTTTTTCCTCCGGTCTCGGCGTCGGCGACTTCATGAAGCGGACCTCGCTGTTGAAATGCGGCCCGGAAGGCCTGCGGTCGCTCGCCTCCGCCGCGACGCAACTCGCCGAAGCCGAGGGCTTGCAGGCGCATGGCCGATCCGTGACGATCAGACTCAATCTCTGA
- a CDS encoding DUF2948 family protein: protein MSDDVAAPLKLIALDTDDLGVVSAHLQDAVLKAADLVYLPSEKRFALALRRFDWEGAQHGKRRRRLTALHFDRVLAVRSAKLDKNDPDKVLNLLAVTFDQAEEPAGDVTLHFSEGAAIRLSVECVEAQMKDLGPVWEAVATPGHPNGA, encoded by the coding sequence ATGTCAGACGACGTCGCCGCTCCGCTGAAGCTCATCGCGCTCGATACCGACGATCTCGGGGTCGTTTCGGCCCATCTTCAAGACGCCGTGCTGAAGGCGGCCGATCTCGTCTATCTGCCGAGCGAGAAGCGTTTTGCCCTCGCCCTGCGCCGCTTCGACTGGGAGGGCGCGCAGCACGGCAAGCGCCGGCGCCGATTGACGGCGCTGCATTTCGACCGCGTTCTGGCCGTGCGCAGCGCCAAGCTCGACAAGAACGATCCCGACAAGGTGCTGAACCTGCTCGCCGTCACCTTCGACCAGGCCGAGGAGCCGGCCGGCGACGTAACGCTGCATTTCTCGGAAGGCGCGGCGATCCGCCTCTCGGTCGAATGCGTCGAGGCCCAGATGAAGGATCTCGGGCCGGTGTGGGAAGCGGTGGCGACACCCGGCCATCCCAACGGCGCCTGA
- a CDS encoding ABC transporter permease: protein MSDTLIDAPPAALRSDIPLAPAEAKQGWLKLSPINRRRLNNFKANRRGWWSLWLFLALFLLSLVAEFIANDQPLAVRYKGEWLFPVAMNYPEEKFGGFLATTDYRDPVIAKEIAANGFAIWPPIRYSYRTHNLDLPVPAPAPPTWMLKDEQCKPIAQRTGGSTCRDLEWNWLGTDDQGRDVVARLIYGFRISVLFGLILCAFSSVIGIAAGAIQGYFGGWTDLIFQRLIEIWTSIPALYLLIIVAAIITPSFFVLLGILLLFSWVALVGVVRAEFLRARNFEYVRAARALGLSNRTIMVRHLLPNAMVATLTFLPFILNGSITTLTSLDFLGFGLPPGSPSLGELLAQGKANLQAPWLGLSGFAVIALMLSLLIFIGEAVRDAFDPRKTFA from the coding sequence ATGAGCGACACGCTGATCGATGCCCCGCCCGCGGCCCTGCGCAGCGACATTCCGCTCGCGCCGGCCGAGGCGAAACAGGGCTGGCTCAAGCTCTCGCCGATCAACCGGCGCCGGCTGAACAACTTCAAGGCCAACCGGCGCGGCTGGTGGTCGCTCTGGCTCTTCCTCGCCCTGTTCCTGCTCTCGCTGGTCGCGGAGTTCATCGCCAACGACCAGCCGCTGGCCGTGCGCTACAAGGGCGAATGGCTGTTTCCGGTCGCGATGAACTATCCGGAGGAGAAGTTCGGCGGCTTCCTCGCCACCACCGATTACCGCGACCCGGTGATCGCCAAGGAGATCGCCGCCAACGGCTTCGCGATCTGGCCGCCGATCCGCTACTCCTACCGCACGCATAATCTCGACCTGCCCGTCCCCGCCCCGGCCCCGCCGACATGGATGCTCAAGGACGAGCAGTGCAAGCCGATCGCGCAGCGCACCGGCGGCTCGACCTGCCGCGACCTCGAATGGAACTGGCTCGGCACCGACGACCAGGGCCGCGACGTCGTCGCCCGGCTGATCTACGGCTTCCGCATCTCCGTGCTGTTCGGGCTGATCCTGTGCGCCTTCTCCTCGGTGATCGGCATCGCCGCCGGCGCAATCCAGGGCTATTTCGGCGGCTGGACCGACCTGATCTTCCAGCGGCTGATCGAGATCTGGACCTCTATCCCCGCGCTCTACCTGCTGATCATCGTCGCCGCGATCATCACGCCGAGCTTCTTCGTACTGCTCGGCATCCTCCTGCTGTTCTCCTGGGTGGCCCTGGTCGGCGTGGTCCGCGCCGAGTTCCTGCGGGCGCGCAACTTCGAATATGTGCGAGCGGCGCGTGCGCTCGGGCTTTCCAATCGCACGATCATGGTCCGGCATCTCCTGCCCAACGCGATGGTGGCGACGCTGACCTTCCTGCCCTTCATCCTCAACGGCTCGATCACCACGCTGACCTCGCTCGACTTCCTCGGCTTCGGCCTGCCGCCGGGCTCGCCGTCGCTTGGCGAGTTGCTGGCGCAGGGCAAGGCGAACCTTCAGGCGCCCTGGCTCGGCCTCTCCGGCTTCGCAGTGATCGCCCTGATGCTGTCGCTGCTGATCTTCATCGGCGAAGCGGTGCGCGACGCCTTCGACCCGCGGAAGACCTTCGCATGA
- a CDS encoding methyl-accepting chemotaxis protein, whose translation MIWSLSVVRRRVAQALLVLGLLHVPLLALAFWAHGTEGVVPVSVAALAILVALASYRLSGPAMVTQLVIATVLIGQVSILVFSFAGHPWQPDMHMYYFAILALLAGFCDWRPILMGAVLTALHHLVLQYALPAAVFFQGASLLRVLLHAVIVIIETAFLAVFAVILQRMFTMNEANLARAEAVAERERIAGEKERGLAEELGRRAEMLRGVVSGFHAQMEQAMAVLDHSAVAMKAEAGTLIGTSDHVRRQTALVSASAATTMESIDHLSAASTELVASIGEIGRNAEHSADGSKSAASLARHASAEIENLTHSSENVGAVVEIIRGIAAQTSMLALNATIEAARAGEMGRGFAVVASEVKTLSAQTAKATDEVSHQIGAMQQASHRSLKAIRDIVEAIGEVESVANAIALSVDEQSRATAEIAHQVRLSFQGAQRSADVAGGFEVMTRQTHGAAQQLQGAANALAQQAQDIRREVASFCNRVAAA comes from the coding sequence ATGATCTGGTCCCTGTCGGTCGTCCGCCGCCGGGTCGCGCAAGCCCTGCTCGTTCTCGGGCTGCTGCATGTGCCGCTGCTGGCGCTCGCCTTCTGGGCGCACGGCACCGAGGGAGTCGTTCCGGTCTCGGTCGCGGCACTGGCGATCCTCGTCGCGCTGGCGTCGTATCGCTTGAGCGGCCCGGCGATGGTGACCCAGCTCGTCATCGCTACCGTGCTGATCGGGCAGGTCTCGATCCTGGTGTTCAGTTTCGCCGGCCATCCCTGGCAGCCCGACATGCATATGTATTACTTCGCGATCCTGGCGCTGCTCGCCGGGTTCTGCGACTGGCGGCCGATCCTGATGGGAGCCGTGCTGACGGCCCTGCACCATCTCGTGCTGCAATATGCGCTGCCGGCCGCGGTGTTCTTCCAGGGGGCCAGCCTGCTGCGGGTGCTGCTGCACGCCGTGATCGTCATCATCGAGACCGCCTTCCTCGCCGTGTTCGCGGTGATCCTGCAGCGCATGTTCACGATGAACGAGGCCAATCTCGCGCGGGCCGAGGCCGTGGCAGAGCGCGAGCGCATCGCGGGCGAAAAGGAACGCGGCCTGGCGGAAGAACTCGGCCGCCGGGCGGAAATGCTGCGCGGCGTTGTCTCCGGCTTCCATGCCCAGATGGAACAGGCGATGGCCGTGCTCGACCATTCCGCGGTGGCGATGAAGGCCGAGGCCGGCACGCTGATCGGCACCTCCGACCATGTGCGTCGGCAGACCGCACTGGTTTCCGCCTCGGCCGCGACCACCATGGAGAGCATTGATCATCTCTCGGCCGCGAGCACCGAGCTCGTCGCCTCCATCGGCGAGATCGGCCGCAACGCGGAGCACTCGGCCGATGGCTCGAAATCGGCGGCCTCATTGGCGCGTCACGCGAGCGCCGAGATCGAGAACCTGACGCATAGCAGCGAAAATGTTGGCGCCGTCGTCGAGATCATCCGTGGCATCGCGGCGCAGACCAGCATGCTCGCCCTCAACGCCACGATCGAGGCGGCGCGTGCCGGCGAGATGGGGCGCGGCTTTGCCGTCGTCGCGAGCGAGGTGAAGACGCTCTCGGCCCAGACCGCCAAGGCGACCGACGAGGTCTCCCACCAGATCGGCGCGATGCAGCAGGCTTCGCATCGTTCGCTGAAGGCGATCCGCGACATCGTCGAGGCGATCGGCGAGGTCGAGAGCGTCGCCAATGCGATTGCGCTCTCGGTCGACGAGCAGAGCCGTGCCACGGCCGAGATCGCTCATCAGGTCAGGCTGTCCTTCCAGGGCGCCCAGCGCAGCGCCGATGTCGCCGGCGGCTTCGAGGTGATGACCCGGCAGACCCATGGCGCCGCGCAGCAGTTGCAGGGCGCTGCGAATGCGCTGGCTCAGCAGGCGCAGGATATCCGCCGCGAGGTCGCCAGCTTCTGCAATCGCGTCGCTGCGGCCTGA
- a CDS encoding arsenate-mycothiol transferase ArsC, whose translation MCAMNAVRSPMAEALAKHFFGKSIYVQSAGARKGEADGFALEVLDEIGIDLSRHKPKSIEELEEWEGLNFDLIVTLSPEAHHKALDLTRTHAAEVEYWPTVDPTVFQGSREQKLDAYRDVRDALIKRIKQRLQT comes from the coding sequence ATGTGCGCGATGAATGCCGTGCGCTCGCCGATGGCGGAGGCGCTGGCCAAGCACTTCTTCGGCAAATCGATCTACGTCCAGTCGGCCGGCGCCCGCAAAGGCGAGGCGGATGGTTTCGCTCTCGAGGTTCTCGATGAGATCGGCATCGATCTGAGCCGCCACAAGCCGAAATCGATCGAGGAACTGGAGGAGTGGGAGGGGCTCAATTTCGACCTGATCGTCACGCTCTCGCCGGAAGCCCACCACAAGGCGCTGGACCTGACCCGCACCCATGCCGCCGAGGTCGAATACTGGCCGACCGTCGATCCGACGGTGTTCCAGGGCTCCCGAGAGCAGAAGCTCGATGCCTATCGCGATGTCCGCGACGCGCTGATCAAGCGGATCAAGCAGCGTTTGCAGACGTGA